A single window of Synechococcus sp. CBW1004 DNA harbors:
- a CDS encoding homocysteine biosynthesis protein, with product MKATAPESLPGRGEAELLQRQRQGRLRVRLAADYRRLVREQGLAAAYADTDVVVAANAEFTDQASLHLGLGPTDPPIRLRDPQLDGVPAQAGGSGTDLVLPLAGGPLEGQRRGGAQVLATLLRGGSVAFSAAGEATPLQPRRELNLWLDRQQIGQGRLLLHRAIVENGLVAVSSAEGVVRTPWGPLLGPWASALYSCGGAGSIGLTMPGLSLLGPGSPVLVAGAVGWVVGSGSAHQPQVRRLASGHARSPGATAAVCVDWQELDPRWIRSCFFEGHGSALLVAIAAPVPLVHAAIARQAAAGDSELEAPVLDLSIPRRLKPGFGGVPYSLLKAGAITVNGQSVPVAPAHSPRLAEELAEELAVRLREDRFPLRLPLLPLSSRPSLLPLEA from the coding sequence GTGAAAGCCACCGCGCCTGAGTCCCTGCCCGGGCGCGGCGAGGCGGAGCTGCTGCAGCGCCAGCGCCAGGGCCGGTTGCGGGTGCGGCTGGCGGCCGACTACCGCCGGCTGGTGCGCGAGCAGGGCCTGGCCGCCGCCTATGCCGACACCGACGTGGTGGTGGCGGCCAATGCCGAATTCACCGACCAGGCCAGCCTGCACCTGGGTCTGGGCCCGACGGATCCCCCGATCCGGCTGCGGGACCCGCAGCTGGACGGTGTGCCTGCCCAGGCCGGGGGCAGCGGCACCGATCTGGTGCTTCCTCTGGCCGGCGGCCCCCTGGAGGGCCAGCGCCGCGGCGGAGCCCAGGTGCTGGCGACCCTGCTGAGAGGCGGCAGTGTCGCCTTCAGCGCCGCGGGCGAGGCCACGCCGCTGCAGCCCAGGCGCGAGCTGAACCTGTGGCTGGATCGCCAGCAGATCGGCCAGGGCCGGTTGCTGCTGCATCGGGCGATCGTGGAGAACGGCCTGGTGGCGGTGAGCAGCGCCGAAGGCGTGGTGCGCACTCCCTGGGGGCCGTTGCTCGGACCCTGGGCCAGTGCCCTCTACAGCTGCGGTGGCGCCGGCAGCATCGGCCTGACGATGCCGGGCCTGTCGCTGCTGGGGCCGGGATCGCCGGTGCTGGTGGCCGGTGCGGTCGGCTGGGTGGTGGGCAGCGGCAGTGCCCATCAGCCCCAGGTGCGGCGCCTCGCGAGCGGCCATGCCCGCTCCCCCGGCGCCACGGCGGCGGTCTGCGTCGACTGGCAGGAGCTGGACCCCCGCTGGATCCGCTCCTGCTTCTTCGAGGGCCACGGCAGTGCCCTGCTGGTGGCGATCGCCGCGCCGGTGCCCCTGGTCCACGCGGCCATTGCGCGCCAGGCGGCGGCGGGCGACAGCGAGCTGGAGGCGCCGGTGCTCGATCTCTCGATTCCGCGTCGCCTCAAGCCGGGCTTCGGCGGCGTGCCCTACAGCCTTCTCAAGGCGGGCGCGATCACGGTCAACGGGCAGTCCGTGCCAGTCGCCCCGGCCCACAGCCCACGGCTGGCGGAGGAGCTGGCGGAGGAGCTGGCGGTTCGCCTGCGGGAGGACCGATTCCCCCTGCGTCTGCCGCTGCTGCCCCTGAGCAGCCGCCCCTCGCTGTTGCCTCTCGAAGCCTGA
- the gyrA gene encoding DNA gyrase subunit A, translating into MADPTGPSGPEEDPSQPNGPGDSDARIIQTDLRNEMSRSYLEYAMSVIVGRALPDARDGLKPVHRRILYAMYELGLTSDRPYRKCARVVGEVLGKYHPHGDTAVYDALVRMAQDFNMRMPLVDGHGNFGSVDGDPPAAMRYTESRLQALTTDALLEDIEAETVDFVDNFDGSQQEPTVMPARIPQLLLNGSTGIAVGMATNIPPHNLGELIDGLLALIANPELSDRELTSLIPGPDFPTGGQILGRRGIREMFSTGRGSVTMRGVASIETLEVKGRPDRDAVIITELPFQTNKAALIERIAELVNDKKLEGISDIRDESDRDGMRIVIELRRDAYPQVVLNNLFKLTPLQNNFSAYMLALVKGEPVLLSLRRMLEVFLDFRVETIERRTRYLLRKAEERDHILLGLLIALDNLDAIIALIRAAADTATARMQLTEQFGLSEVQADAILQMQLRRLTALEADKIRLEHEDLLAKITDYKDILARRERVFGLITEELQTIRSRYASPRRTEILDLEAGLEDIDLIANERSVVLLTENGYLKRMPVSEFEATSRGTRGKAGTRSQGEEAVKLFISCNDHDSLLLFSNRGVVYSLPAYRVPLCSRAAKGTPIVQLLPIPREEAITSLLSVSAFDDDVQLLMLTSGGYVKRTPLSAFANIRSNGLIAISLEEGDDLRWVRLALRGDSVLIGSRNGMTIHFRISDEELRPLGRTARGVRAMQLRPGDQLVSMDVLPAELADQVALAGGDEAEADGEGTDDVSGGEGPWVLVASATGLGKRVPVDQFRLQKRAGMGLRAMKFRRDGDELVGLKVLGAGEELLLVSERGVIVRMQADAIPQQSRAATGVRLQRLDTGDRLAEVVLVPPAPEESEEEGGEASPVEAATVPADGGSDASEDRDAAAD; encoded by the coding sequence ATGGCGGATCCCACCGGACCCAGCGGGCCTGAGGAGGACCCCTCCCAACCGAACGGCCCCGGCGACTCCGACGCACGGATCATTCAGACCGATCTGCGGAATGAGATGTCGCGCTCCTATCTGGAGTACGCGATGAGTGTGATCGTGGGCCGGGCCCTCCCCGACGCCCGCGATGGCCTCAAGCCGGTGCATCGCCGCATCCTGTATGCGATGTACGAACTGGGGCTCACCAGCGATCGCCCCTATCGCAAATGCGCCCGCGTCGTGGGCGAAGTGCTGGGTAAATATCACCCGCACGGCGATACAGCGGTCTATGACGCCCTGGTGCGCATGGCCCAGGACTTCAACATGCGCATGCCGCTGGTCGATGGCCACGGCAACTTCGGCTCGGTGGACGGCGACCCGCCGGCCGCCATGCGTTACACCGAATCTCGGCTGCAGGCGCTCACCACCGATGCGCTGCTGGAGGACATCGAAGCCGAGACGGTCGATTTCGTCGACAACTTCGATGGCTCCCAGCAGGAACCCACCGTGATGCCGGCGCGGATTCCGCAGCTGCTGCTCAATGGCTCCACCGGCATCGCCGTGGGGATGGCCACCAACATCCCGCCCCACAATCTCGGCGAACTGATCGATGGCCTGCTGGCCCTGATCGCCAACCCCGAACTCAGCGACCGCGAGCTGACCTCACTGATACCCGGCCCCGACTTTCCCACCGGCGGCCAGATCCTCGGGCGCCGTGGCATTCGCGAAATGTTCAGCACCGGCCGCGGCTCGGTGACCATGCGCGGCGTCGCCTCGATCGAAACCCTGGAGGTGAAGGGGCGTCCCGACCGGGATGCGGTGATCATCACCGAACTGCCATTCCAGACCAACAAGGCGGCATTGATCGAACGCATCGCCGAACTGGTCAACGACAAGAAGCTTGAGGGCATTTCCGACATCCGCGACGAAAGCGATCGCGACGGCATGCGGATCGTGATCGAGCTGCGCCGCGACGCCTATCCGCAGGTGGTGCTCAACAACCTGTTCAAGCTGACCCCGCTGCAGAACAACTTCAGCGCCTACATGCTGGCGTTGGTCAAGGGCGAGCCGGTGCTGCTCAGCCTGCGGCGGATGCTGGAGGTTTTCCTCGACTTCCGCGTCGAGACGATCGAGCGGCGCACCCGCTATCTGCTGCGCAAGGCCGAAGAAAGGGATCACATCCTGCTCGGTCTGCTGATCGCCCTCGACAACCTCGACGCGATCATCGCCCTGATCCGCGCTGCGGCCGACACCGCAACCGCCCGGATGCAGCTGACCGAACAGTTCGGCCTGAGTGAAGTTCAGGCCGACGCCATCCTGCAGATGCAGCTCAGGCGTCTGACAGCGCTGGAAGCCGACAAGATCCGTCTCGAGCACGAGGATCTGCTCGCCAAGATCACCGACTACAAGGACATCCTCGCCCGTCGCGAACGGGTGTTCGGGCTGATCACCGAAGAGCTCCAGACGATCCGCAGCCGGTACGCCTCGCCGCGCCGCACCGAAATCCTCGACCTTGAGGCCGGCCTGGAGGACATCGATCTGATCGCCAACGAGCGCTCGGTCGTCCTGCTCACCGAGAACGGCTATCTCAAGCGGATGCCGGTGAGCGAATTCGAGGCCACCAGTCGCGGCACCCGCGGCAAGGCCGGCACCCGCAGCCAGGGAGAGGAGGCGGTGAAGCTGTTCATCAGCTGCAACGACCATGATTCGCTGCTGCTCTTCTCCAATCGCGGCGTCGTCTATTCGCTGCCCGCCTACCGCGTGCCGCTGTGCAGCCGCGCCGCCAAGGGCACGCCGATCGTGCAGCTGCTGCCGATCCCGCGCGAGGAGGCGATCACCTCGCTGCTGTCGGTGAGCGCGTTCGACGACGACGTGCAGCTGCTGATGCTCACCAGCGGTGGCTATGTCAAGCGCACGCCCCTGTCCGCCTTCGCCAACATCCGCTCCAACGGCCTGATCGCCATCTCCCTGGAGGAAGGTGATGACCTGCGCTGGGTGCGCCTGGCCCTGAGGGGCGACAGCGTTCTGATCGGATCGCGCAACGGCATGACGATCCACTTCCGCATCAGCGACGAGGAGCTGCGTCCCCTCGGCCGCACCGCCCGCGGCGTGCGGGCGATGCAGCTGCGGCCGGGCGACCAGCTGGTCAGCATGGACGTGCTGCCGGCGGAACTGGCCGATCAGGTGGCCCTCGCCGGCGGCGACGAGGCCGAGGCCGATGGCGAAGGCACTGACGATGTGAGCGGTGGCGAAGGTCCCTGGGTGCTGGTGGCCAGCGCCACCGGTCTGGGCAAGCGGGTCCCTGTCGACCAGTTCCGCCTGCAGAAACGCGCCGGCATGGGCCTGCGGGCGATGAAGTTCCGCCGCGACGGTGATGAACTGGTGGGCCTCAAGGTGCTCGGCGCCGGCGAGGAACTGCTGCTGGTGAGCGAGCGGGGCGTGATCGTGCGCATGCAGGCCGACGCCATTCCGCAGCAGTCCCGAGCCGCCACGGGGGTGCGCCTGCAGCGCCTCGATACAGGCGACCGGCTGGCGGAGGTGGTGCTCGTCCCACCGGCACCGGAGGAGAGCGAGGAGGAGGGAGGCGAGGCCAGCCCCGTTGAGGCGGCCACGGTGCCGGCGGACGGAGGCAGCGACGCCAGCGAGGACCGCGACGCCGCCGCTGACTGA
- a CDS encoding methyltransferase domain-containing protein, giving the protein MPTQEVVRQYYGQELQSSADLRTNACCDADAVPPPLRPLLARIHPEVSRRYYGCGLVCPPLLEGCRILDLGCGAGRDVYLLAQLVGAGGEVIGVDMTPEQLAVARTHQRFHAEAFGIDNVRFLEGTIEQLEQLPLESGSFDVVVSNCVLNLSTDKAAVLRGVKTLLRSGGEFYFSDVYADRRLNEVQRGDPVLYGECLGGALYWPDFLRLAREAGFPDVRLVSDRPLEIGDPSLAALLGETRFHAATVRLFQLDQLEDTCEDHGQAVIYQGSLPGQPHHFDLDDHHRFETGRIVPVCGNSFRMLAETRFAPHFHCLGDFSRHFGPFPGCGGGLPFRAGSASRGATSAQVGQEASGGCVPDPGSGSSGGCC; this is encoded by the coding sequence ATGCCCACCCAGGAGGTCGTCCGCCAGTACTACGGCCAGGAGCTGCAGAGCTCGGCCGATCTGCGCACCAACGCCTGCTGCGATGCCGATGCGGTCCCCCCGCCGCTGAGGCCGCTGCTGGCACGGATCCACCCGGAGGTAAGCCGCCGCTACTACGGCTGCGGCCTGGTCTGTCCGCCGCTGCTGGAAGGCTGCCGCATCCTCGATCTGGGCTGCGGCGCCGGCCGCGACGTCTACCTGCTGGCCCAGCTGGTGGGAGCGGGAGGCGAGGTGATCGGTGTTGACATGACCCCCGAGCAGCTGGCGGTGGCCCGCACCCACCAGCGCTTCCACGCCGAGGCCTTCGGCATTGACAACGTGCGCTTCCTGGAGGGCACGATCGAGCAGCTGGAGCAGTTGCCGCTCGAGAGCGGCTCATTCGATGTGGTCGTCAGCAACTGCGTGCTCAATCTCTCCACCGACAAGGCCGCGGTGCTGCGGGGCGTGAAGACGCTGCTGCGCAGCGGCGGCGAGTTCTATTTTTCCGATGTCTACGCCGACCGCCGCCTGAATGAGGTGCAGCGCGGTGATCCGGTGCTGTACGGCGAATGCCTGGGTGGCGCCCTCTACTGGCCCGATTTCCTGCGCCTGGCCCGAGAGGCTGGCTTCCCCGATGTGCGCCTGGTGAGCGATCGCCCCCTGGAGATCGGCGATCCCTCCCTGGCGGCCCTGCTGGGAGAGACCCGCTTCCATGCGGCGACGGTGCGGCTGTTCCAGCTCGACCAGCTGGAGGACACCTGTGAGGACCACGGCCAGGCGGTGATCTACCAGGGCAGCCTCCCGGGCCAGCCCCACCACTTCGATCTGGACGACCATCACCGCTTCGAAACCGGCCGGATCGTGCCGGTGTGCGGCAACAGCTTCCGGATGCTGGCCGAAACGCGCTTCGCCCCCCACTTCCACTGCCTGGGGGACTTCAGCCGGCATTTCGGCCCCTTCCCCGGGTGCGGCGGCGGTCTGCCCTTCCGGGCCGGCTCAGCCAGCCGCGGGGCGACCTCCGCGCAGGTCGGCCAGGAGGCCAGCGGCGGATGTGTGCCGGATCCAGGCAGCGGGAGCTCGGGCGGCTGCTGCTGA
- a CDS encoding glycosyltransferase — MAGLPSAIALVHEWFSPRSRGGAELVVREIDALLGRHGVPPALYALVDGESERAGSWLAGRRIGTSFIQRLPGGVRHVQQYLPLLPLAIEQLDLAAYPLVLSSSHLVAKGVLTGPDQLHVSYVHTPVRYAWDQMHPYLASSSLAQGPLGPLVRWQLHRLRQWDALSALRPDALIANSRFTASRIRRYWHRRADVVHPPVEVSRFRWDRPRDDTYLSVCRLVPNKRVDVVVEAFNRTGLPLVVIGDGPERRRLQAMAGPHIRFLGRCPDHEVNNWLERCRAYVYAGLEDFGIAPLEAMAAGAPVIGYGAGGLCDSVRCLEAGASHPTGLLFPEQNAASLAAALEQFEAQRLWRQLPPEGQRLWAETFAPERFERRMLPLLEQLWERHRRKLRHRRSPLHPPVPLD, encoded by the coding sequence ATGGCCGGCCTCCCCTCCGCAATCGCCCTTGTGCACGAGTGGTTCAGCCCCCGCTCGCGAGGCGGAGCTGAGCTGGTGGTGCGAGAGATCGATGCCCTGCTCGGCCGCCACGGTGTGCCGCCCGCGCTCTACGCCCTGGTGGATGGCGAAAGTGAGCGCGCCGGCAGCTGGCTGGCAGGACGCCGCATCGGCACCAGCTTCATCCAGCGTCTGCCGGGCGGCGTACGCCACGTGCAGCAATATCTGCCGCTGCTGCCGCTGGCGATCGAGCAACTGGATCTCGCCGCCTATCCCCTGGTGCTGAGCAGTTCCCACCTGGTGGCCAAGGGGGTGCTCACCGGTCCGGACCAGCTGCACGTGAGCTACGTGCACACCCCCGTGCGCTACGCCTGGGACCAGATGCATCCCTACCTGGCCAGCTCCTCCCTGGCGCAGGGCCCCCTGGGACCTCTGGTCCGCTGGCAGCTGCACCGGCTGCGTCAGTGGGATGCACTCAGTGCCCTGCGGCCCGACGCCCTGATCGCCAACTCCCGCTTCACCGCGAGCCGCATCCGTCGCTATTGGCACCGCCGGGCCGATGTGGTCCACCCACCGGTGGAGGTGAGTCGCTTCCGCTGGGACCGGCCCCGTGATGACACCTATCTCAGTGTGTGCAGGCTGGTGCCCAACAAGCGCGTCGATGTGGTGGTGGAGGCCTTCAACCGCACCGGCCTGCCCCTGGTGGTGATCGGCGACGGGCCGGAGCGGCGACGACTGCAGGCGATGGCCGGACCCCACATCCGCTTTCTGGGGCGCTGCCCCGACCATGAGGTGAACAACTGGCTGGAGCGCTGCCGCGCCTACGTCTATGCCGGACTGGAGGATTTCGGCATCGCCCCGCTGGAGGCGATGGCCGCCGGCGCGCCGGTGATCGGCTACGGCGCCGGTGGACTGTGCGACAGCGTGCGCTGCCTGGAGGCCGGCGCCTCCCATCCCACCGGCCTGCTCTTCCCCGAGCAGAACGCCGCCAGCCTGGCGGCGGCGCTGGAACAGTTCGAGGCCCAGCGCCTGTGGCGACAGCTGCCCCCGGAGGGGCAGCGCCTGTGGGCGGAGACTTTCGCGCCGGAGCGCTTCGAGCGGCGGATGCTGCCCCTGCTGGAACAACTCTGGGAACGGCACCGGCGGAAGCTGAGGCACCGCCGCTCCCCCCTGCACCCTCCTGTGCCTCTGGACTGA
- a CDS encoding sugar transferase has protein sequence MVASYGTFAQPFDAAALASEPSPFEASANPSASQLIGLQSRRSRTFKRAGDIIFSLTVLTLGSPVFLALGLLVKLTSRGPVFYVQQRVGRDYRSFGCIKFRTMRRDADKILSALLSSSPDLEEEFRNDYKLRNDPRITRLGKFLRRSSLDELPQFLNVLRGEMSVVGPRPIVRNELPRYGDRMEEVLAVRPGLTGLWQVSGRNNLSYEERVQLDVRYARHRSVLMDLRIILKTVMVVLDPRDRGAY, from the coding sequence ATGGTTGCTTCATACGGAACGTTTGCACAACCCTTCGACGCCGCCGCCCTGGCGTCTGAACCTTCTCCGTTTGAGGCCTCTGCCAACCCCAGCGCCAGCCAGCTGATCGGTCTGCAGTCGCGCCGGTCGCGCACCTTCAAGCGGGCAGGCGACATCATTTTTTCGCTCACGGTGCTCACCCTGGGATCGCCGGTGTTCCTGGCACTGGGACTTCTGGTCAAGCTCACCTCACGCGGCCCCGTCTTCTACGTGCAGCAGCGCGTCGGACGCGACTACCGCAGTTTCGGCTGCATCAAGTTCCGAACCATGCGCCGCGATGCCGACAAGATTCTGAGCGCCCTGCTGTCGAGTTCTCCAGATCTTGAAGAGGAATTCCGCAACGACTACAAGCTCAGGAACGATCCGCGTATCACCCGCTTGGGCAAGTTCCTGCGACGCTCCAGCCTCGATGAACTGCCCCAGTTCCTGAATGTGCTCCGTGGCGAGATGAGCGTGGTCGGCCCTCGCCCGATCGTGCGCAACGAGCTTCCCCGCTATGGGGATCGGATGGAGGAGGTACTGGCAGTGCGTCCCGGCCTCACCGGCCTCTGGCAGGTCTCCGGCCGCAATAACCTCTCCTACGAAGAGCGTGTGCAGCTGGACGTTCGCTACGCCCGCCACCGCAGCGTGCTGATGGATCTCAGAATCATTCTCAAGACGGTGATGGTGGTGCTCGATCCTCGCGACCGCGGCGCCTACTGA